The Fervidobacterium gondwanense DSM 13020 sequence ATACTTCAACGATAGCTTCCACTCAGCAGAAGATTTTTCATGGTTGCTTAAAGAGTCAAACGCTACACTTTGCTTAGATATAGGGCACTTGCTCTTAGATAGTGAACAGTACGAATTTGATGTTGTTAAGTTTATAGACACTCTCGAAGAGTATATTTCAGAAGTTCATATATACTATGCTGATATTGAAACATACCAAAAATGCCACCATGCACCGTGGGGGGATTCAAAAGAATTTCTAAGACTTCTCGACAGAATAAGGTACTTAGACTGTGATTTCACAATAGAGGCTTCAAATGATTGCAAATCTGGACTCGAGAAACTTTTCGAATACTGGGAGGGATTATGATGTTCTTAGTCATATCCGGCTTTGACCCTTCTGCTGGGGCTGGTATTTTACAAGATATTAAATCACTCTCATTACTTGGGATTACAGCATTCGGAGTTGTCAGTTGTCACACAGTGCAAAATTCAGAAAGGGTGTATTCTGTCACATTCAGAAAATGGGAAGAGATTGATAGAGAGCTTTCTGTTCTGCCTGAACCGGAAGTTGTAAAAATTGGGCTTATCTCTCCGGAGTTTGTCAGACTTATAAGAGAGAAGTTTCCCAATTCAAAGATAGTATGGAACATCATTCTTAGTTCAAGCTCTGGTTATTTCTTTGAGTCAGAAGAAGTTGTCAAGGAGCATTTAAAATACGCTGACTATATAATACTAAACAACATTGAAGCTCAAAAGCTTAATTTGTCGTTCGAAGGTGGAAATGAAAAATACATAATAACATTCGGACACTCAGAAGATGATTGTGAGAAAATTAAACTCTTTTATTCTGGTAGATATTTTGAGGAGGAAAAAGTAATTGTTGATGGTAATTCTCAATTTCATGGCACAGGCTGTGCTTTTAGCAGTCTATTCGCAGGTTTTTTGTATCTTAAATATCCGGTTGAAACGGCTATCAATGAATCAATGAAAGTTATGAATAAGATACTTAGCCGGAGTGCACAATCAGGATATCCAAAACAAGTCCAAAGCGAAAAACTCTCGAGGGAATGGATGAAGTACGAAATTTTGGAAGAACTCGAAGCTGTTGTAAAAGAAGTCGAAGAAATAGGAAGTAAGACCGTACCTGAAGTTGGGCAGAATATTTCTTATGCTCTCCCATGGTCTAAAAGTGAATACGAAGTTGCTAAGTTTCCTGGCAGAATACGTTTAAAAGAAGGGAAACCAACATTTGTTTCAGGACCTTCATTCAAGGATAAGTCTCATACTGCAAGGATGGTTTTGACAATTAAGGAATTTGCTCCGCACATTAGATGTGCGAGCAATATAAGGTACGAACCGAAATATATCGAAAATGCTCTCAGAGCTGGTCTCAATGTCTTCAAATATGACAGAAATAGCGAACCTGAAGAAGTGAGAAATGAAGACGGAAAATCGATGCAGCATATGATAAAAAGTGCTATCGAAGCATTAGGGAAAGTTCCTGACATAATTTACGATGAAGGTTGGTATGGAAAGGAAGCGATGATAAGAATTTTTGGAAGAAACCCA is a genomic window containing:
- a CDS encoding thiamine-phosphate synthase family protein, whose product is MFLVISGFDPSAGAGILQDIKSLSLLGITAFGVVSCHTVQNSERVYSVTFRKWEEIDRELSVLPEPEVVKIGLISPEFVRLIREKFPNSKIVWNIILSSSSGYFFESEEVVKEHLKYADYIILNNIEAQKLNLSFEGGNEKYIITFGHSEDDCEKIKLFYSGRYFEEEKVIVDGNSQFHGTGCAFSSLFAGFLYLKYPVETAINESMKVMNKILSRSAQSGYPKQVQSEKLSREWMKYEILEELEAVVKEVEEIGSKTVPEVGQNISYALPWSKSEYEVAKFPGRIRLKEGKPTFVSGPSFKDKSHTARMVLTIKEFAPHIRCASNIRYEPKYIENALRAGLNVFKYDRNSEPEEVRNEDGKSMQHMIKSAIEALGKVPDIIYDEGWYGKEAMIRIFGRNPKDVIHKIMKMLCHDQ